One Candidatus Sulfurimonas baltica DNA segment encodes these proteins:
- a CDS encoding glutamate synthase subunit beta produces MREFLTVDRIEAKKRLVVERTKDFGEIYEVFERDEAASQSDRCIQCGDPFCLNKCPLHNYVPQWLKAISEKDLEFAFKLSNEPSPFPEVMGRVCPHDRLCEGDCTLNDGHGAITIGSIETHITEEGFKQGFKPEFPGVTSNKKVAVIGSGPAGLSAATYLLRSGIAVTMYERSDRAGGLLTYGIPNFKLDKKIVNRRVKFLQEAGMELIVNCEVGKDIAFEDIANTHDAIFIGVGATKAKSASLTGEHAPNVYDAMDYLTSIQKKNFKTPYDKKFDFKDKDVVVIGGGDTAMDCLRTAKREGAKSVTCLYRRDAHNMPGSQKEYKNAMEEGVSFTFLASPREIILNESGKAVAVEVVKTTLGVKDDSGRQKMEELKGSEFRVNADVVIMSLGFDPEVPSFLAENGIDTNKWGGIIVNKDTHESTTAGIYAGGDCYRGADLVVTAAFDGREAARSIIKSLLK; encoded by the coding sequence ATGAGAGAATTTTTAACAGTTGATAGAATAGAAGCAAAGAAAAGATTAGTCGTCGAAAGAACAAAAGATTTTGGTGAAATTTATGAAGTTTTTGAGCGTGATGAAGCAGCAAGTCAGAGTGATAGATGTATTCAATGTGGAGATCCATTTTGTTTAAACAAATGTCCATTACATAATTATGTTCCACAGTGGCTAAAAGCTATTAGTGAAAAAGATTTAGAGTTTGCATTTAAATTATCTAATGAGCCTTCTCCATTTCCAGAAGTAATGGGAAGAGTTTGTCCTCATGATAGACTATGTGAAGGTGATTGTACATTAAATGATGGTCATGGTGCTATTACAATTGGTTCAATAGAAACACATATTACAGAAGAGGGCTTTAAACAAGGGTTTAAGCCAGAATTTCCTGGAGTAACTTCGAATAAAAAAGTAGCTGTAATAGGAAGTGGTCCTGCTGGATTATCAGCTGCAACTTATCTTTTGCGTTCTGGAATTGCTGTTACTATGTATGAGAGAAGTGATAGAGCAGGAGGACTTTTAACATATGGAATTCCAAACTTTAAACTCGATAAAAAGATAGTTAATCGTCGCGTAAAATTTTTACAAGAAGCAGGTATGGAGCTTATTGTAAATTGTGAAGTTGGAAAAGATATTGCTTTTGAAGATATTGCAAATACACATGATGCAATATTTATCGGCGTTGGTGCAACAAAGGCTAAAAGTGCGTCATTAACAGGAGAACATGCTCCTAATGTCTATGATGCTATGGATTATTTAACATCAATTCAAAAGAAAAATTTTAAAACGCCATATGACAAAAAGTTTGATTTTAAAGATAAAGATGTTGTTGTTATAGGTGGTGGAGATACTGCTATGGACTGTCTTAGAACAGCAAAAAGAGAGGGTGCAAAATCTGTAACTTGTCTTTACCGTCGTGATGCTCATAATATGCCTGGAAGTCAAAAAGAATATAAAAATGCTATGGAAGAGGGCGTTTCTTTTACTTTTTTAGCATCCCCAAGAGAAATAATTTTAAATGAATCTGGTAAAGCTGTAGCTGTTGAAGTTGTGAAAACTACTTTAGGAGTAAAAGATGATAGTGGCCGCCAAAAAATGGAAGAACTAAAAGGGAGTGAGTTTAGAGTTAATGCTGATGTAGTTATTATGTCATTGGGTTTTGATCCAGAAGTTCCATCATTTTTAGCGGAAAACGGAATAGATACAAATAAGTGGGGCGGGATAATCGTAAACAAAGATACTCACGAAAGTACAACTGCTGGTATTTACGCCGGCGGAGACTGTTACAGAGGTGCCGACTTGGTTGTAACAGCTGCATTTGACGGTCGTGAAGCTGCAAGAAGTATTATAAAATCTTTACTTAAATAA
- the accD gene encoding acetyl-CoA carboxylase, carboxyltransferase subunit beta: MNFLSIFSFNSEKKQPIKSEASSHWVKCKSCHSLMFYKEVEKQKHVCPKCGYHIRIGVQERIELLADEGTFVEYDGNLKPVDPLKFVDKKSYKQRIEEATKKTGKTSSVVSGECEMNGVPVQIVIFDFAFMGGSLGSVEGEKIVRAIERAIDKRHGVVILSASGGARMQESTFSLLQMSKTSAALAKLAKHNLPYISVLTDPTMGGVSASFATLGDIIIAEPGALVGFAGQRVIEQTIGSALPDGFQRAEFLLEKGSIDMIVNRNNLKNTLSDLLTLFKVA, from the coding sequence TTGAACTTCTTAAGCATTTTCTCTTTTAACTCAGAAAAAAAACAACCAATAAAAAGCGAAGCATCATCTCATTGGGTGAAGTGTAAATCTTGTCACTCTTTAATGTTTTACAAAGAGGTTGAAAAACAAAAACATGTTTGTCCAAAGTGTGGCTACCATATACGTATAGGGGTGCAAGAGCGCATTGAGCTTTTGGCAGACGAGGGTACATTCGTAGAATATGATGGCAATTTGAAACCAGTTGATCCACTAAAGTTTGTAGACAAAAAGTCTTACAAGCAGAGAATTGAAGAGGCAACAAAAAAGACTGGCAAAACTTCATCAGTAGTGAGCGGTGAGTGCGAGATGAATGGTGTACCTGTGCAAATTGTTATATTTGACTTTGCTTTTATGGGTGGCTCATTAGGCTCAGTGGAGGGTGAAAAAATTGTTCGTGCTATAGAGCGCGCTATTGATAAAAGGCATGGTGTTGTAATCTTAAGTGCTAGTGGCGGAGCTAGAATGCAAGAGAGCACTTTTTCACTTTTACAGATGAGTAAAACATCTGCTGCCCTTGCTAAATTGGCAAAGCACAACTTACCGTATATTTCTGTTTTAACTGATCCAACTATGGGTGGAGTTAGTGCATCTTTTGCAACACTCGGAGATATTATTATTGCTGAACCGGGGGCACTTGTAGGTTTTGCCGGACAGAGAGTAATAGAACAAACAATTGGTTCAGCTCTTCCTGATGGATTTCAAAGAGCAGAGTTTCTCCTTGAAAAAGGTTCTATTGATATGATAGTCAATAGAAATAACTTAAAAAACACTCTCTCAGACCTTCTTACACTCTTTAAAGTTGCTTAA
- a CDS encoding thiamine phosphate synthase yields the protein MRLYALCDQNLLDRESLSLEAFVELAKNQNAEIIQYRNKNADIAFIKQQLINIRKIYDGFLIVNDSYELIEFCDGVHVGQEDLKAIDENIFKAVEILRSVIKKDKILGISTHNEEEVLQANDMDLNYIGLGAFRETNTKEGISTVLGSKLDEIASKSKHLVGAIGGVTLEDTFSHVAYHVVGSGLIK from the coding sequence ATGCGACTTTATGCACTTTGCGATCAGAATCTTTTAGATAGAGAAAGTCTCTCTTTAGAAGCATTTGTAGAACTTGCAAAAAATCAAAATGCAGAGATTATTCAGTATCGCAACAAAAATGCAGATATAGCGTTTATAAAACAGCAGTTAATTAATATCAGAAAAATTTATGACGGATTTTTAATCGTTAATGACTCTTATGAACTCATAGAGTTTTGCGATGGTGTACATGTAGGGCAGGAAGATTTAAAAGCTATAGATGAGAATATATTTAAAGCTGTCGAAATATTGAGAAGTGTTATTAAAAAAGACAAAATACTAGGAATATCTACTCATAACGAAGAAGAAGTTTTGCAGGCAAATGATATGGATTTAAATTATATTGGTTTAGGGGCTTTTAGAGAGACAAACACTAAAGAGGGCATATCAACAGTTCTAGGAAGTAAGCTTGACGAGATTGCTTCGAAATCAAAACATTTAGTCGGTGCCATCGGAGGAGTAACACTTGAGGATACTTTTTCACATGTAGCTTATCATGTTGTTGGAAGCGGACTTATAAAGTGA
- a CDS encoding 23S rRNA (pseudouridine(1915)-N(3))-methyltransferase RlmH — protein sequence MNIDIVSIAKKEHSTYDPLNKELIKMISRFAKIQDIELFNKDVTKAHTISSIASQQAYTKLLNPHINKGFSVSLHPDGKIIDSYEFSKLLDGKIAIKFFIGGAYGFEDSFLEQSDAVISLGNITMSHKIAKVVLLEQIYRGFSILSNHPYHK from the coding sequence GTGAATATAGATATAGTCTCGATTGCCAAAAAAGAGCATTCAACATATGACCCATTAAATAAAGAGCTTATAAAAATGATCTCACGCTTTGCTAAAATTCAAGATATTGAACTTTTTAATAAAGATGTAACAAAAGCACACACTATTTCATCAATTGCCTCACAGCAGGCGTATACAAAGCTTCTAAATCCACATATAAACAAAGGTTTTAGTGTAAGTTTGCATCCTGATGGAAAAATAATCGATAGTTATGAGTTTAGTAAGCTATTAGATGGTAAAATTGCGATTAAATTTTTTATAGGTGGTGCTTACGGCTTTGAAGATAGTTTTTTAGAACAAAGCGATGCCGTAATAAGTCTTGGAAATATCACAATGAGTCATAAAATTGCAAAAGTAGTTTTACTAGAGCAAATTTATAGAGGTTTTTCTATATTAAGTAACCATCCATATCATAAATAA
- the dksA gene encoding RNA polymerase-binding protein DksA, with amino-acid sequence MQESEFKYFKEILESRKVQIMKNISGFNDELDQLNSLELNDEADHASVGNSSMVESAIVRQQEQELREINVTLGKISTRDYGICEMCEEPIGFQRLKVKPHAIYCIDCREIVEKSR; translated from the coding sequence GTGCAAGAGAGTGAATTTAAGTATTTCAAAGAGATTTTAGAGAGTAGAAAAGTACAAATTATGAAAAATATTTCAGGCTTTAACGATGAGCTTGACCAGCTTAATTCATTGGAGTTGAACGATGAGGCAGACCATGCATCAGTAGGCAACAGTTCAATGGTTGAGAGTGCGATAGTTAGGCAGCAAGAGCAAGAATTAAGAGAGATTAATGTAACATTGGGAAAAATATCTACTCGTGATTATGGAATATGTGAAATGTGTGAAGAACCTATTGGTTTTCAAAGATTAAAGGTTAAGCCACATGCGATATACTGCATTGATTGTAGAGAGATAGTAGAAAAATCTAGATAA
- the dusB gene encoding tRNA dihydrouridine synthase DusB, whose protein sequence is MLENLSFDKPIYVLAPLAGYTDLPFRSVVKKFGADLTVSEMLSSNALAHGSKKTLHMLEKSPIEDPYSVQIAGADVDVVKRAVEILNEFNGIDIIDLNCGCPVPKVVGHGSGSSLLLNLPLMGEIIKTIKETSNKSLTSVKIRLGFEEKNHIDIAKMVEDSGADFLAVHGRTRAGKFKSAVDYDAIAEIKKAVSIPVIANGDIDSYDKAKWVLEHTGADGVMIGRGAVGAPWIFHQLRTGTKDIDKNIKHDIIMEHFDKMIEFYDSYGVAMFRKHTHTYSKGYRGASALRNSVNSISDIQEYRAVIDDFFKNSELLT, encoded by the coding sequence ATGTTAGAAAATTTATCCTTTGATAAACCTATATATGTTTTAGCTCCACTTGCCGGATACACGGATCTTCCATTTAGAAGTGTTGTTAAAAAATTTGGAGCCGACCTCACTGTTAGTGAAATGCTTAGCTCCAATGCTTTAGCGCATGGTTCTAAGAAAACTCTTCACATGCTAGAAAAATCACCCATAGAAGACCCTTATTCTGTTCAGATTGCAGGTGCTGATGTTGATGTTGTAAAACGGGCTGTTGAGATTTTAAATGAGTTTAATGGAATTGACATAATAGATTTAAACTGCGGATGTCCTGTGCCCAAGGTAGTTGGACATGGAAGCGGAAGCTCTTTACTTTTAAACTTGCCATTGATGGGTGAGATAATAAAAACCATAAAAGAGACATCAAACAAAAGCTTGACAAGCGTAAAAATCAGACTTGGATTTGAAGAAAAAAATCATATCGACATAGCAAAGATGGTTGAAGATAGCGGAGCCGATTTTTTAGCAGTTCACGGAAGAACAAGAGCCGGAAAGTTTAAATCCGCTGTTGATTATGATGCAATAGCAGAGATTAAAAAAGCTGTCAGCATTCCAGTGATTGCAAATGGAGATATAGACTCTTACGATAAAGCAAAATGGGTTCTAGAGCATACAGGAGCTGATGGAGTTATGATAGGACGTGGCGCCGTTGGTGCTCCTTGGATTTTTCATCAACTTAGAACAGGTACTAAAGATATTGACAAAAATATCAAGCATGATATAATCATGGAGCACTTTGATAAAATGATAGAGTTTTATGATTCATATGGTGTTGCGATGTTTAGAAAGCACACCCATACTTACTCTAAGGGATACAGAGGTGCATCAGCACTTAGAAACAGCGTGAATAGTATTAGTGATATACAAGAGTACCGCGCTGTAATAGATGACTTTTTTAAGAATAGCGAGCTGTTAACTTGA
- the fliN gene encoding flagellar motor switch protein FliN, whose translation MSKNKNQNPYGEKPAAYNPQKELSWMNYGGLLDMEVEFVSILGETELTVRDVLKLAKGSLIDLKKPAGESVESYVNGRILGKGEVMVYEKNLAIRINEILDSSAVLYHLSKEKL comes from the coding sequence TTGAGCAAAAACAAAAATCAAAATCCATACGGTGAGAAACCAGCAGCATATAATCCACAAAAAGAGTTGTCATGGATGAATTATGGCGGTCTTTTGGATATGGAAGTGGAGTTTGTTTCAATCCTAGGAGAGACAGAGCTTACAGTTAGAGATGTTTTGAAATTAGCAAAAGGTTCTCTTATTGATTTGAAAAAACCAGCAGGTGAAAGTGTTGAGTCTTATGTCAATGGCCGTATTTTAGGCAAAGGTGAAGTTATGGTTTATGAAAAAAATCTTGCTATTCGTATAAATGAAATTTTAGATTCAAGTGCTGTTTTATATCACCTTTCAAAAGAGAAGCTATGA
- a CDS encoding chemotaxis protein CheX, with product MLKTIIKALENFCIHQIREPHEIHCNIIKTRTLIAYIDTETSNNKKHRVYLAISPSFAQRISTLLLEEDESDNETLIDMTLETANLIVGSAKVLAEGTGENQFNIKIPCFEKFDVFDFDYDHAKVVKIKEDEMIIAIKELI from the coding sequence ATGTTAAAAACGATTATAAAAGCTTTGGAAAATTTTTGCATACATCAGATTAGAGAACCTCATGAGATACACTGCAATATTATTAAAACGAGAACACTTATTGCTTACATAGATACAGAAACTTCCAACAACAAGAAACATAGGGTCTATTTAGCCATATCACCTAGTTTTGCGCAAAGAATATCAACTCTTTTACTAGAAGAGGATGAAAGCGATAATGAGACTCTTATCGATATGACGCTAGAAACTGCAAATTTAATAGTTGGTAGCGCAAAAGTTCTTGCAGAAGGGACAGGAGAGAATCAATTTAATATAAAAATTCCTTGTTTTGAGAAATTTGATGTATTTGATTTTGATTATGATCATGCAAAAGTTGTTAAGATAAAAGAAGATGAAATGATAATTGCCATCAAGGAACTAATTTGA
- a CDS encoding sulfite exporter TauE/SafE family protein, translating to MIEFIFLGVGVGTLSGFFGIGGGTILVPILLLLGYSTKSAIGISVVQMVFSSIYGSYLNNKKGTLDVPMVIVIGSGGFFGALLSGAITSSFDDKTLEIIFLAFAVFALMRLFFKTVQDTPQKDLNRVLLFIIGFILGAVSMTIGVGGSIILVPILVGFLHVELKKAISAGLFFVVFSSVAGLISQSLSKHVDFESGVIVGIASLIGVYVGIVLKDKVSSQLQKKLLIVFYLFVVLYLINRIFING from the coding sequence ATGATTGAATTTATTTTTTTAGGAGTTGGTGTAGGTACTCTATCTGGCTTTTTTGGTATTGGCGGCGGAACAATTTTAGTTCCTATCCTGCTCTTATTAGGCTACAGTACTAAATCAGCGATAGGCATATCGGTTGTGCAGATGGTTTTTAGTTCTATATATGGGAGTTACTTAAACAATAAAAAAGGTACACTTGATGTGCCGATGGTTATTGTAATAGGCTCTGGCGGCTTTTTTGGCGCACTGCTTAGTGGGGCAATAACTTCAAGTTTTGATGATAAAACTTTAGAAATTATTTTCTTGGCTTTTGCAGTTTTTGCACTTATGAGACTGTTTTTTAAAACAGTACAAGATACACCGCAAAAGGACTTAAACCGAGTTCTGCTTTTTATAATTGGTTTTATATTGGGTGCCGTAAGTATGACTATTGGTGTTGGAGGCAGTATAATACTTGTTCCAATATTGGTGGGATTTCTACATGTAGAACTTAAAAAAGCTATTTCAGCTGGGCTTTTTTTTGTTGTATTCTCATCAGTTGCCGGGTTGATTTCTCAATCATTAAGCAAACATGTAGATTTTGAGAGTGGAGTTATTGTTGGTATAGCATCACTGATTGGTGTCTATGTAGGGATAGTTTTAAAAGATAAAGTGAGTTCACAACTGCAAAAAAAACTTTTAATAGTTTTCTACCTTTTTGTAGTTTTATATTTAATAAATAGGATTTTTATAAATGGCTAA
- the uvrA gene encoding excinuclease ABC subunit UvrA yields the protein MAKKDVITITGARENNLKNINLTIPKNELVVFTGLSGSGKSTLAFDTLYAEGQRRYMESLSSYARQFLDRVGKPDVDKIEGLTPAIAIDQKTTSKNPRSTVGTITEIYDYFRLLYARVGVQHCHKCKKVISQMSASDIIGEVAKLPEGAKLVLLAPLVSEKKGSYADMLESLVHKGYVRAMIDGVMVRLDEDIELSKTKKHTIKVVIDRVVVKPENKERIAADVEKALKESYGELEIDILNHKELGIKAQQIHYSEHNACFDCKISFDPLEPLSFSFNSPKGACPECDGLGLRYALDHEKIIDSDLCVEKGAVKIVYGFNKGYYFTFLKGFCAANKIDITTPYSELPEHQKKAILHGGIEEVSFLWKNHEVKRVWPGIIRIAYDMFKDEKELADYMSEKVCNICNSHRLKRESLAVRVADKGIAELLDMPIGKTYEWFDNKDNFTQMNAQDTQVAAPILNEIRERLYFLYDVGLSYITLGRDARTISGGEAQRIRIASQIGSGLTGVLYVLDEPSIGLHERDTLKLIRTLRSLQEKGNSVIVVEHDKETIENADFIVDIGSGAGKFGGEVVFSGTLDKLKKAKTLTADYLYGRKKIEYFYRREQDKFIEIKNVTINNIENLSAKIPLNNFVCITGVSGSGKSSLMLQTLLPTARELLNHARKVKKVAGVEITGLQHVDKVIYLDQSPIGRTPRSNPATYTGVMDEIRELFSKTKESQIRGYTTSRFSFNVKGGRCEKCQGEGQIKIEMHFLPDIMVKCDTCHGTRYNQQTLEVFYKGKTISDVLNMSVDEAFEFFKPIPKIHQKMKTLVDVGLGYISLGQNAVTLSGGEAQRIKLSKELSRKDTGQTLYILDEPTTGLHFADVDRLTDVLHQFVELGNSVLIIEHNLDMIKNADWVIDMGPEGGSGGGLIIAEGSPETLADEYEKTGSYTGEYLKKELALHKK from the coding sequence ATGGCTAAAAAAGATGTAATAACAATAACAGGTGCAAGAGAAAATAATTTAAAAAATATTAATTTAACAATTCCAAAAAATGAATTGGTTGTCTTTACGGGTCTAAGCGGAAGCGGAAAATCGACTTTAGCTTTTGATACGCTCTATGCGGAGGGACAAAGACGATATATGGAGTCACTATCTTCTTATGCAAGACAGTTTCTTGACCGTGTTGGAAAACCAGATGTTGATAAAATAGAGGGTCTTACTCCAGCAATTGCGATTGATCAAAAAACAACTTCTAAAAATCCTCGTTCAACTGTTGGTACAATTACTGAAATTTATGATTACTTTAGACTTTTGTATGCACGTGTTGGAGTTCAGCACTGTCATAAGTGTAAAAAAGTAATTTCACAAATGAGTGCATCAGACATAATCGGTGAAGTTGCAAAGCTTCCAGAAGGTGCAAAGTTAGTCCTTTTAGCTCCTCTTGTAAGTGAAAAAAAAGGCTCTTATGCTGACATGTTGGAGTCTCTTGTTCATAAGGGTTATGTAAGGGCTATGATTGATGGTGTTATGGTTAGGCTAGATGAAGATATAGAACTAAGTAAAACTAAAAAACATACCATTAAAGTTGTTATAGATAGGGTTGTTGTAAAGCCTGAAAATAAAGAGCGCATAGCAGCAGATGTTGAAAAAGCTTTAAAAGAGAGTTATGGCGAGTTAGAGATAGATATATTAAACCATAAAGAGCTTGGTATAAAAGCACAGCAGATTCACTATAGCGAACACAATGCTTGTTTTGATTGTAAGATAAGCTTTGACCCGCTTGAGCCACTCTCTTTCTCATTTAACTCACCTAAAGGTGCCTGTCCTGAATGTGACGGTTTAGGGCTTCGCTATGCACTTGACCATGAAAAGATCATAGATAGTGACTTATGTGTGGAAAAGGGCGCTGTTAAAATAGTGTACGGCTTTAACAAGGGGTACTATTTTACATTTTTAAAGGGATTTTGTGCGGCAAACAAGATAGATATCACAACTCCTTACTCTGAACTGCCTGAGCATCAGAAAAAAGCAATCTTGCATGGCGGGATAGAAGAGGTTTCATTTCTTTGGAAAAACCATGAAGTGAAAAGAGTGTGGCCTGGAATCATCAGAATAGCATACGACATGTTTAAAGATGAAAAAGAGTTAGCAGACTACATGAGTGAAAAAGTTTGTAATATATGTAACTCGCACAGACTTAAAAGAGAATCACTTGCTGTTAGAGTTGCAGATAAAGGGATAGCAGAGCTTCTGGATATGCCTATAGGAAAAACATACGAGTGGTTTGATAACAAAGATAATTTTACTCAAATGAATGCTCAAGATACGCAGGTTGCGGCACCTATTTTAAATGAGATAAGAGAGCGACTTTACTTTTTGTATGATGTTGGACTCTCATATATTACTTTGGGTCGTGATGCTAGAACTATTAGTGGCGGCGAAGCTCAAAGAATTCGTATAGCTTCTCAGATAGGCAGCGGCTTAACTGGTGTTTTGTATGTTTTAGATGAGCCAAGTATCGGTTTACATGAGAGAGATACTCTAAAGCTTATCCGTACTCTTAGAAGTCTTCAAGAAAAAGGCAACAGCGTTATAGTAGTTGAGCATGACAAAGAGACTATTGAAAATGCAGATTTTATAGTTGACATAGGCAGCGGGGCAGGGAAGTTTGGCGGAGAGGTTGTGTTTAGCGGTACTTTAGATAAACTGAAAAAAGCTAAAACACTTACTGCTGATTATCTTTATGGTAGAAAAAAAATAGAGTATTTTTATAGACGTGAGCAAGATAAATTTATAGAGATAAAAAATGTAACTATTAATAATATTGAGAACTTAAGCGCAAAAATACCTCTTAACAACTTTGTATGTATTACGGGTGTTAGTGGAAGCGGAAAAAGTTCACTTATGCTTCAGACACTTCTACCTACTGCAAGAGAGCTTTTAAATCATGCACGAAAAGTAAAAAAAGTAGCAGGTGTAGAGATAACCGGACTTCAACATGTAGATAAGGTTATATATCTTGATCAAAGCCCAATAGGAAGAACTCCAAGATCTAATCCGGCAACATATACAGGCGTAATGGATGAGATTAGAGAGCTTTTTTCTAAAACAAAAGAGTCACAAATACGAGGATACACAACTTCAAGATTTAGTTTTAATGTTAAAGGTGGCAGATGTGAGAAGTGTCAAGGCGAGGGTCAAATCAAAATTGAGATGCACTTTTTGCCAGATATTATGGTGAAGTGTGACACATGTCACGGTACAAGATATAACCAACAGACTTTAGAAGTTTTCTATAAAGGAAAGACTATATCTGATGTTTTAAATATGAGTGTCGATGAAGCTTTTGAGTTTTTTAAACCGATTCCTAAAATACACCAAAAAATGAAAACTCTTGTGGATGTAGGTCTTGGTTATATATCACTTGGTCAAAACGCTGTTACACTCTCCGGTGGTGAAGCTCAAAGAATCAAACTAAGCAAAGAACTCAGCCGTAAAGATACGGGACAAACTCTGTATATTTTGGATGAGCCAACGACTGGACTTCACTTTGCAGATGTGGACAGACTTACAGATGTCTTGCATCAGTTTGTTGAACTCGGAAACAGTGTACTAATAATCGAACATAATCTAGATATGATAAAAAATGCTGACTGGGTAATAGATATGGGACCTGAAGGTGGCTCTGGCGGAGGACTTATTATTGCGGAAGGCTCACCGGAAACACTAGCAGATGAGTATGAAAAAACAGGAAGTTACACAGGTGAGTATTTGAAAAAAGAGCTGGCTCTGCATAAAAAATAG
- a CDS encoding radical SAM/SPASM domain-containing protein, translating to MSKSKMHKVYIELTSKCGLSCDFCPSSNRAVTNMDKSLFEKVNTQAKAFTDDIAYHVVGDPLLVENIREYLDISYKAGLNVHITTAGYYLKPLHVEVLNHPAIKQINFSLNSYRANNLPVSLEVYLTRIAEFTLGFRALNNKSFINYRLWNEGSDNSHKDYNNEVISIMFDKLGAKLLSTEDKTKKLRVISKVLFNFDSLFIWPSLEAPFVGDKGYCHGLSSQMAILSSGDVVPCCFDYEAKINLGNVKDESLTYILNKERSKFITNGFKNGDVVEELCHHCLYRTKFN from the coding sequence ATGTCAAAAAGTAAAATGCACAAAGTCTACATCGAACTCACATCTAAATGTGGATTGTCATGTGACTTTTGCCCCTCTTCAAATAGGGCTGTCACAAACATGGATAAGAGCCTGTTTGAAAAAGTAAATACTCAGGCAAAAGCCTTTACCGATGATATTGCATACCATGTAGTAGGTGACCCGCTTTTAGTTGAAAATATAAGAGAGTATCTAGACATTAGTTATAAAGCAGGTCTTAATGTCCATATTACAACCGCTGGGTATTATCTTAAACCTCTACATGTAGAGGTTTTAAATCATCCAGCAATAAAACAAATCAACTTCTCCCTCAATAGTTACCGTGCAAATAACCTCCCTGTCTCTTTAGAGGTTTATCTAACTCGTATAGCTGAATTTACACTTGGATTTCGCGCTCTGAACAATAAATCTTTCATTAACTACAGACTGTGGAACGAAGGCAGCGACAACTCTCACAAAGATTATAACAATGAAGTTATATCGATAATGTTCGATAAACTTGGTGCCAAACTACTATCTACGGAAGATAAAACTAAAAAATTGCGTGTTATATCTAAAGTTTTATTTAATTTTGACTCCCTTTTTATTTGGCCATCACTCGAAGCTCCCTTTGTCGGCGATAAAGGTTACTGCCATGGATTGAGTTCTCAAATGGCAATTTTAAGTAGTGGAGATGTTGTTCCATGTTGTTTTGACTATGAGGCAAAAATAAATCTGGGCAACGTTAAAGATGAATCTCTTACTTATATCTTAAACAAAGAGCGTTCCAAATTTATTACTAACGGGTTTAAAAATGGGGATGTGGTTGAGGAGTTATGCCACCATTGTTTGTACCGAACAAAATTTAACTGA